Part of the Vulpes vulpes isolate BD-2025 chromosome 6, VulVul3, whole genome shotgun sequence genome, CCGGGGAGTTCCATCTAAGTCCAGCCTGCCCACTCCCTTTTATCTCAGAGAGGCCATAAAGGTTTGGGTGTTAGGCAAAGCCCACTCTGGGTTGTAGCTCTGCCTCTTAGTAGGTGACTTTGAGCCGCTCCCTCAAGGTCTCAAAGCTtagtttttttcatctgtaaaatgcggTAACACCCTCAGGCCAATGTGCAGATcagatgaaataatgtatgtaaaatttgTACCTTATACAGGAAAGGTTGTTTCTTTTCTAGAGGAAACTCTtcgtcctcctcctcttcttctgtccctACAATGGTATGTTTATTCTAACTGAAATATCAGGGAATAATGGTATGATACACACATGAAGCACCCCAATACCACATGCTACTGCCCTGGCCCAGTAGGGATGGGTTATATGCATATCAAGCTAGTGAAACCCTCAACCCTCAACCCTCTCTCTGTagccagagccctgggctggTTATTTTTGATTATAGgctgtcttattctttcattcagtgTGCCACAcgaatattaaaattctttatttgttaaaaaaaatttctctatttgtaccatgatataaaaaatatttggaagcacTGAAATCAGGGCAATGAagcaaaatactaaatattaatatTAGGGCTCTAGGGATCCCTATCTTGTGTCTGTCTTCCTGGGGTGTCTGTGTTCCCATTCCCCATAGGTCTAATTCTGGCTTGGCCTTGGCTTTGGGGATGGGTGGACAAGTTCAGTAGGTAGGGAGAAGGTGAACTTTGGTTGAGACTAGATCCAGGGTGGAGACTCCAGGTCTCCATGTTTTAAAGTGGTCTTAGAAGTCTGGCTGGGTCCTGGGCTAAATCCAAAGAGGTGGGAGCCCCTTTGGGGAGGCTGGGTGCCAGGTGGTTGACTTGGCTGGGGTCCAGACACCCCCCTGTTTGGAGGCTGTTAACATCTGATAATTACTTGGCTGATCTTCTCCAAAGTGTTCTTTGTGATACTTGTCCCACAGGCTGCTCCTCAGAAAAAAGGTGATGACAGTTAAGTGTGGGAAAAGCTGCTCCAGCCCTCACCCCTCAGAGATTCATGATGTGCTCAGCACATTAAAAGTTTCAAGAAGTCCgcagaaaagaaatagcaaattcAGTGTTGCCCAAACTCATTTGGCCCCGGGCCCCTTTTCTTGTGGGGTACTTATTAGGGAACCCACCCTGGGAAATGCATCTCTAGCTGAGCCCCAGCTAGTGAGGGCTTGTCTGTATGGAGAATGGTCTTATAACTGAGCAGCTGTTTCCCGCTAGCCTTTGGGAGTCCCTGGCCTTTGGAGCATCTACATTTTAAGTCTTGTTTTGGCCACAAAATCCTTTCAGAATAAGTATTACCAGGATGCTTACATGTGCTCATGATATGTGCATGAAGAGCGTCTGGATGGAAGTGCAGGGAATGGTTGACTGACCgtggctccctctggggagtgGGACCAGTAGGGAGACTCactgtcttcattttacagttttttatACTTGGATGTAAGAGCAgttttactttataataaaaaaaaaacccaaatcctaaaaatgtaataataattactaaAAGAAACCTTATGCCAGAGCCCAGCATGTATATCAGATGGAAGTAGAGTTTGTCTAGTGGATGTGGCTACCTTGCCCTGCCTCTGCAAGGCTCCCAGTACCAGAAAtcccctccttcttccctgcccctcaccaacagtgggagaaaataaatctcaggGAGGAGGTGGTGACTTGTTTAAAGTCACTCAGCAAGTGGGTTCAAGAGCTGGGACATAAAGTCTGGCCCACCTCGCCACACTTCCTTCCCCTGGCATCTGGTCCATCCCCTGTCTGCCAGGCCAGCCTCCCTCCAGGCTCTGATGACTGCCACCCCCACAGGTTGGACAGGGACTTGAACCGGCTCCCCCAGGACCTGTACCACGCCCGTTGCCTGTGTCCACACTGTGTCAGCCTACAGACGGGCTCCCACATGGACCCCCTGGGCAACTCGGAGTTGCTCTACCACAACCAGACCGTCTTCTACCGGCGGCCGTGCCCTGGAGAGCAGGGTGCCCCTGATGGTTACTGTTTGGAACAAAGACTCTACCGTGTCTCcctggcttgtgtgtgtgtgcggccCCGAGTGATGGCCTAGTCATGCTGCCCATGCCTGGTTCCTGGTTGGAACACTGGACCTGGGTGTGCAACCACCCGCCCTGGTGAACCAGGATGCCCGAATGTTCAGCCCCTCCAAAGCACTACCTGGAGCAGCTGTGTCATTGGACAGAATGGTGGACTGGAGGGAGTCGCTTGTTTCACTTTTTGGAGTGGATGGGAAATGCAGGGTGAAAGCAACAGAATTTCTTACGGCCAATGGAAGAGGACATCCTGGCATTTCCTCTTGGGAAAGGTCTTTAAGGCTCTACCCGTTTCTGGAGGCCACCACCccatctcttccctttctcccatccCCAGCTACCTGGCACAGCACAAGCACTTTCTTGCTGCTTTCCCCTTTGCTGATGGAGAGCCCCTCATTTCATTTGTAtgttcatctgtccatccatccatccacccattcatccatccaaccCTCGGTGAGCATCTACTCTGCACATACCTTGATGCAATTACTAGGCTCTGAGAAAGAGGCTGTTATTGAGCTTGGAGAGGTTTGTccaaataaataatctgtatttaaaaaggCCTTAATTTGTCTTGGTGTCCCTGGTGCCTGAACACCAGGATCCCCAGCCTGGTCCCTTCTCTTCCCCACGGTCAGCCCTCACCTGTTATCCTGTCCTTTTGCCTCCCAGAGTTTCCGCTGTGGcctcccatccctccccttctctgGCTCCCTGGCCTACCCCTGAACACTGAGGTGGGGGTCAGGCTGCCCTCCCGGCATACTGGAGACACAGAGGCCCATTGAGGCACTGCAGCAGGCACACAGCGCCCCCTTGTCCCCCCAACAATCTGCCTTTGTCCTCAGTCTTGGCTGCTAGAGCCTGGTCCTGGGGGGTGCTGCCTGGGCCGGGCTCCAGCTCCCACCCTCCCttaaaggaaaagggagaaaggacagCCAGGGAGAGGGGAGTTAGTGGAGGGGGATGCAAACTTCTTCAGCCTCGGGTCCTTGGGGGGCTCCTAGTCTGGCTCCTTTCTTGctcccctcccagctcctcccagtTTCTGTGTggccctcctcctttccccctcctccctgctccccttctCCAGGTGGGGTGGGGCTCTAGTAAGGAGACGGCTGGCCACTCCTCcccgtcctgcccctcccctccccatgtgCTTCCTGGGGGGCCAGAGCAGGCACCAGCGGGGGCACTCTGGGCAGCTGGGAGACGGCCCATCTGGGCAAGACTCCCCGGCGGCCCCACGGCCGGCCTGACAGCTTCTCTTGCAGGTTCCTCCAAGTGCCTCCCTGCTcctgtttgcttcccccatcTCTCCAGGTTTCCATCTTCCCAGTTCCCTTCTTGGGCTGGTGGCAGTGGGGGCTGTGCCTGGTGGGCTCTGTGGAGATGCTCAGTGCTCGGGATCGCCGGGACGGGGCCCCTGCAGAGGGGGCAgctgcagggctccagggctTCGCCGTGGACAAgaccttcctctcctccctcaaaGGCATCTTGCTGGAAACCGAGCTGGTAACAGCCACCTTCCCAAGCTGGCACCTCTCCCAGTGTGATCccactccccctctccctgccccagtgCCCCCACTGGGTTCACCCCTCAGCGGTCTCCTTTCCCAGGCTTTCTGGACACCCCCCTGCCCCGGCCTCACCTCCCACCCCGCCCTCTGGCTGCCTTTCCATCTGAAGGCCCTTATAGTAGCTTCAGTGGCAGCAGGAAGAACTGAATTAGACAGGACATAAAGGGCACACTTCCTGCAGCCCCACTTTATCTGTGCCCCGCTCCCGGTGAACATCTGTTCTCCGGAAGGGACCTTCTTCTGTCACTTAGCAAGACCTTAGTGTTAATGTAAGCCCACTGTATATGTGTCACCCTCCATCGTCAGAGCTGAAGGGACCCTTAGAGTCCAccgtggagcatctgccttctaaaCCTCGTCTCTTGGTGTGAAACTGAAGGCCTCGTGTTGGTCCTTGTTTAGAGGTGGTTCAAACATCTGAGAGTGGGGAAAATACTCTGGGATAGGGGGTCCCTCCTGAGGTGCAGGGCTGCTGTAGGGATGACTCCAGGCTGGTGTTTACCCCTTACCCTCTGCTGCAGCAGGACACCTCTTTCGTGGGTTCCACAGGATGGTGCCCCCTGGAGGGGTGGGCTTGGTCAAACTGCTGGTGTTGCTGGGACccctgggcagggggaggtgagAAGCTGGAAACTGCCCTCCATGGGCAAATGCCCTGGAGTATGGCTCCTGTTACCAGGGATGGGGAGACCTCAAAGGATGGGTGGTACAGGCCAGCCTGGAGGAGCTCCTGAGGAGGGGAAGGCAAATATCTGGTCAGGCCCGTGTCCCCTTCCTGGCAAGCTTCACATACTTGGTCCTGCAGGCCCTGACCTTCATCATCTTCATCTGCTTCACGGCCTCCATCTCCGCCTACATGGCTGCAGCGCTGCTGGAGTTCTTCATCACGCTcgccttcctcttcctctatgcCACCCAGTACTACCAGCACTTTGATCGGCTGAACTGGCCCTGTCTGGTGAGGGACCCTGCCTTTCCTCCCCCATTTGGGTCCCTTTCTTCTCTGAATGctaaatttctcttttccctcccagcctctctccttttcttgggTCAGTATGGGCCCCAGGCCCGACACTGATTTCACAGCTACTGGGTACTGGTGGTGGGGATGCAGGTCACTTAGAGCCACTCTCCCCCTCACCAAAGATCCAGCCCTGGCCCCAACCTTGCCCTGGCTCTCCTGGCTGGCATGACCCAGCTGTGCCCCACTGAGGGCCCCGGGTCGCTCTGCATTCGTCTGCATCCCTTCCCTGGCTAGCCGtgtgagttctctctctctctctctctctctctctctctctctctctttctctctcaagtgcTTTATATTGTGTCCAGGGCTATCTCCCTGTAGGGATTCCCAGTGCCAAGGGGCAAGCCGCTGACTAGTCTGGAAAACCTGAGGGTGATATTCTCTTGCCCTCTGACTTCCCTTTAACCCTGCGCCCCCCAATCTCCCAGGACTTCCTCCGCTGTATCAGCGCCATCATCATCTTCCTGGTGGTCTCCTTTGCAGCTGTGACCTCCCGGGATGGAGCTGCCATTGCTGCTTTTGTGAGTCTGGCCCTACAAAGCTCTCCAGGCCCTAAGGACCTCTGGCTGGTATTTGCACAGCCTCCTCACAAGCCCAAGGCAGTGCCTGGGGCTCTGGCTCACACCTTGCCTGCtacccatctccctctccctaatACTGATGGCTGCtgacctttgttttttgttgtttgtttgtttggtttttttttggtgttttttgttgttgttgttgttggttttggcCAAACTTTATTTAGTATTCTGTAGTTGCTTAACACACACTTAAAGGATGCTGACCTTTGTTGTATCATCCCCGCTCCTACTGCCACAGGTATTTGGCATCATCCTGGTTTCCGTCTTTGCCTACGATGCCTTCAAGATCTATCTGACTGAGATGGCTCCGAGGACCAGCCAGGGTGAGTGTCTGTGCTCTGGGGAGAGGAGATGTCCTCTTTACCCTTTGCCCCAGCTACCCCATCCTGACATGCCTATTCCTGCCCGGCTCCATATTTGCAGAGGACCAGCACTGACCCTGAGCTACCTGGCTCCCAGGCCCAGCCAGACAAAAGAAACAGTGCAGCCCAGACCAGACACGTTTCCTTTGGATTCCCTAGCTCACAGCCCACTGTGctaccctcccctccagccaagCCTTCAGAGATGGAGTCTGGCCTGAGGAGTCACCAGGGACTTGTCTGTGGGGCTCAGTGCTCTGAGATCTGGCTCTTGATGAAGCTCTACCAGGAAGGAGGTgttttggggagggagggcaggaggaaggtgGTCATTCCCAAATTAAAAGATTCAAATCTTACTGGTGAgtctttttcttccccagaaaTTAGGCAGATCAGGAAGGCCAGAGGGGATTGACAAAAATGCTGCCTGGAACAGGTCATGGTCCCTCCTCTGCAACCAGGTCTAGGCACTGGGGAAGGGAGGCTAGGCTGAAGGTGTGAAGACTTCCTTCAACACCAGATTTCCTCTCCATAATCTCTGTGTGCCAGGCTACTGTGTGGTGGGCCAGGTGGCTGGGCTCCCAGAGTTCCATGTCTGAAAAGGCACAAGCCTTCCCCATGGAAGTGCCCACCTGCCACATCTGTGCACACAGGTTTGTTAGCCCATTTGGGGGCCAGGTGCGTGTGTGGAGCTCCCCCTTGTGGTGCGGGGAAGACTCGGCCTGTAGACCGCGcgcgaaagagagagagagagagagaagagagagagaggttgtcCTGCGACATCAGATGAGGGCAGAACTCGAAATGCTGGCTCTGGAAGAGCTCTTAGATATCAGCTGGTCCCATGACTTCATTCATTTCACATAAGAGAAAACAAGCCCAGTTGCAGGAAGTGACCTCTTCACTTATGACACAGCTGGGATTAGAACCTAGCTTGCCTAATACCTATCCAGGTACAGGGTACTGAGCTCCCGgtaatgcagaaaaaaatggcCCGGCCTCATCTCCAGCCCCCTCTACCAGTAGGTATGCTCTCCCAGCTTGCTAGCACCTCAGCAAACATTTCCTGAGCTTCTCCTGTGTGCagaccctgtgctgggctccagggATCCAGAGGTAACAGGCAGGCCTGTTCTTGGGCACTCACAGCCTGAGAAGGAGACAGGCTAGTGAATGACAGTCATGACTGCCCACAGCGAATGCTACGAGAGAGCTTGACTGGGGGTAGTTTGGAGAGCAGGCACTGCTACGGCTCAGGAATCAGTCCTACCAGGGCCTGAGAGGCTCCCGGGATGTCCCTGCCCACCCATATAGCCAGTGTCAGCTGgccccagagtctcaggatcccCTCATGGTGAGGTGCTGATCACAGAGGCTGAGGTCAGACCTGGGCCCCAGCCGACTGTGCCTGGGGCTCCTTATGGGTTACTCAGAATGGGCTGGCCAGAATGGGACCTATGCTAAGTCCTTTATGAACCTCCACCCCCGGTGAGTCCTGAGCCTCTCCTGGCATCAGTGGGAAATTCATCTGGTGGGGGGAACAGGTGTCCCAGGACACCTTTAAGCCCTGCAGCCCAGAACTGGGGTAGGTGGATGGGAGCTTCAGCTTTGACACTAAAGCTCTCTTAGCACATAGAATTGGCTCACCCTTCTGGtacctttattttctctcctacTGACCAGGGTTCAGGGAGGACAGCTCACTGCTCTGGGCCTTGGCCTCCTCCTCTGTACATGTGGAATGCCTTGGCTCCCACAGCTCTGACACAGGGGCAGGGCCTCCTTCCTCTCGGGAGCCTTAAGACAGCTCCTGGCTGGCGGCAGGAAGGACAGGGCACAGGCAGGTCTGGCATTCATGTTTATTACAGGTTGGCAAGAGTGGGGTTCCTGAGGCAGTGTCACTCCTCATCATGCAGTTTTTgctgagaaaagaataaaaagtgtgAGGGGGCAGCTGGCAAGAAGGAGGAAGAGTGTGAGGAAGAATCTCTAGGGCTCTCAGGGGCCTAAATGGGATGCCTTTAGAGGGAGAGGTTCTGGCCTCAGGGATTGTGGGTCTCACTTAGTAGCCCTTTTCATTTAGGGAGTGGTGCTGGGCTTTCTTGAGAGTTCCGGTCGGTCTGTATGGGCTGCTGTGACCAGGAAGGGGATTCTCAGGTTCAGGTGCTGTGGGACACCTCCCAGGCCCGTCACAACATAGGTAGGAGTGCCCGTGTTGGTGGCTGTGCTGACCCGGGGCGACTAGTGAGGCCCAGTGGAGGGACCCACCTTGGCGCCGATGTCGCGGCTCTTGGCTCGCAGCTTGTTGACCTGGGACTCGGCGATGTCAGCACGCTCCTCCGCCTCATCCAGTTCGTGCTGCACCTTGCGGAACTTGGACAGGTTGGTGTTGGCCTGCTCTTCCTGTGGGGGTTTGGGGACAGGGACCATGAGGTGAGAGGCAGCAGGGGAAGCGGGGGAAGTGGACATTTCCAGCCTCCCAGTCTGAGGGATTCCCTGTCCCTGAGCCAGGGGTTCAGGGCTCTCACCCCTCAAGTATGTTCCTACAACAACAGCCTTGCCAAGGGTATCCTGCTCCTGGCTTGGCACCCTCCTCAACTTGCCCAGCATCCAGGTGGCCATCCTTCATGGCCACCCACTGCCCGAGGTGAATCACATGCTGCCTGGTCCAGTCCCATTCAGAATCCAGCCTCATGGCACATGGCCAACCGTGGCTCTGATAGATGCTCCCAACCCCGAGGTTTCCCTTACATGTGTGCTCATCAACACTTTCCTTTCACACTTTTCTGCCCACCCAGAGTCTTTCCTGCTGCCCTCTGGTCAGGTCCTCTCCTGGGGCCAATTCCATGGCCACCTTCCAGCCTTCAGCACCCTCTGGCCCCCTGGCCTGCTTCACAGCTATAGTGCCTTCTCTTGGCTCTAGTGGTGTGTGGATTACAAGCAATTTGTAGGAATTGCTTTTGCTTGCTTAGAGGGCCTGACACAGCTCTGAGTACATGAGACATGTGAAATGTCCAGTCCCTGTGCTGAGGCTGCCACCTGTCCATTCTCACACATGGGAGGTGTGTTGACAGAGAATGGAGAGAACCATGAACTTACTGCCTCCTCTGCCTGGCGCTTGTAGGCCTTGACCTTGAGCTGCAGCTTGTCCACCAGGTCCTGCAGCCGTAGCAGGTTCTTCTTGTCCTCCTCTGTCTGGAGGTGGATGGATGGGAGAAGCCAATTTGGGGGAGGAGCAAGTACAATCATTGTTCCCTCCCTTAATACACCACTCTTCTCCCCAGGCCTTAGCTGGCCCTCCCTCCAATGGGCCAGGTCAAAGACAGGGCTGGGCAATTCCATCTCTGCCTCGACTTGTAGGTCAGAGGGCCACAGCAAGGTCCTCAGTCTGGACCTGAAAAGCCAAGAGGGCTGTGGCCCTAAAGCTGGAAGTGAGGGAAGGggtctagaaaaaaaatggaattcctTCATCTGATAATATGGAGACATTGAGGCTG contains:
- the IL25 gene encoding interleukin-25, producing the protein MNQVIVFLVMAMGTHTLNFRIRKDCTHWPNCCPSKRQDPTHEWLKRDTVLKFPGETTSLTHHPESCKASEDGPLNSRSISPWKYELDRDLNRLPQDLYHARCLCPHCVSLQTGSHMDPLGNSELLYHNQTVFYRRPCPGEQGAPDGYCLEQRLYRVSLACVCVRPRVMA
- the CMTM5 gene encoding CKLF-like MARVEL transmembrane domain-containing protein 5 codes for the protein MLSARDRRDGAPAEGAAAGLQGFAVDKTFLSSLKGILLETELALTFIIFICFTASISAYMAAALLEFFITLAFLFLYATQYYQHFDRLNWPCLDFLRCISAIIIFLVVSFAAVTSRDGAAIAAFVFGIILVSVFAYDAFKIYLTEMAPRTSQEDQH